A genomic region of Alnus glutinosa chromosome 11, dhAlnGlut1.1, whole genome shotgun sequence contains the following coding sequences:
- the LOC133882708 gene encoding acetylserotonin O-methyltransferase-like has protein sequence MEETQREAAWHEEEEQAEVAIWKYAFGFTEMAVVKCAIELGIADAIESHGSPMTLSELSSALTCAPSPLYRIMRFLMHRGIFKEELTTHGFPGYAQTSLSRRLIRNGERSMAALILLESSPVMLAPWHSLSARVLANETAPFDVAHGEDVWSYAAENPAHSKLINEAMACGARKVVPAMIHGCPEVFDGLSSLVDVGGGNGTTLQMLVKAFPSLQGINFDLPHVVSVAAESIGVEHVGGDMFSSVPKADAAFLQWVLHDWGDNECIQILKKCREAIPGDKGKVIIVEAVIEEAETDKLTDVRLALDMIMMAHTNTGKERTFKEWGFVLEKAGFSRYTVKPIPAPQSVIEAFP, from the exons ATGGAAGAGACACAAAGAGAGGCAGCGTGGCACGAGGAAGAAGAACAAGCAGAAGTGGCTATCTGGAAATACGCATTCGGGTTCACAGAAATGGCGGTAGTCAAGTGTGCCATTGAGCTTGGGATAGCCGATGCCATTGAAAGCCACGGAAGCCCTATGACACTCTCCGAGTTGTCATCAGCTCTAACATGCGCTCCGTCCCCCCTCTACCGCATAATGAGGTTCCTAATGCACCGCGGAATATTCAAAGAGGAACTCACCACCCATGGCTTCCCAGGTTACGCACAAACGAGTCTATCCCGCCGTCTAATCAGAAATGGAGAGCGTAGCATGGCTGCTTTGATTTTGCTAGAAAGCAGCCCGGTGATGCTAGCACCATGGCATAGTTTAAGCGCCCGTGTTCTAGCCAATGAGACTGCACCATTTGATGTGGCTCATGGCGAAGATGTATGGAGCTATGCTGCGGAAAATCCCGCTCACAGCAAGCTTATCAATGAAGCAATGGCTTGTGGTGCCAGGAAGGTGGTGCCTGCCATGATTCACGGTTGTCCAGAGGTGTTTGATGGGCTTAGCAGTTTGGTGGATGTTGGTGGGGGCAATGGAACGACTTTGCAGATGTTGGTGAAGGCATTCCCATCACTTCAAGGCATCAACTTTGATCTTCCTCATGTTGTTTCTGTTGCGGCAGAGTCCATTGGAGTTGAACATGTCGGGGGTGACATGTTTTCAAGTGTTCCAAAGGCTGATGCTGCTTTCCTACAG TGGGTTCTCCATGATTGGGGAGACAACGAATGCATCCAAATCCTTAAGAAATGCAGAGAGGCCATTCCGGGGGACAAAGGGAAGGTAATAATTGTTGAGGCGGTGATTGAAGAAGCAGAAACGGACAAGCTAACTGATGTGAGGTTGGCGCTAGACATGATCATGATGGCTCATACTAATACTGGCAAAGAGAGGACCTTCAAGGAGTGgggatttgttcttgaaaaggCTGGATTTAGCAGATACACAGTGAAACCCATTCCTGCTCCGCAGTCTGTTATTGAGGCATTTccttaa
- the LOC133882551 gene encoding heterodimeric geranylgeranyl pyrophosphate synthase small subunit, chloroplastic: MVFSAVISSSPNLYLRRRVPTNLKPPSIRCSSSSVSTQFDLKTYWATLIGEVNQKLEEAIPVQYPEKIYEAMRYSVLAKGGKRAPPVMCVAACELFGGNRLAAFPTACALEMVHSASLIHDDLPCMDDDPSRRGQPSNHTIYGVDMAILAGDALFPLGFRHIVSHTPSDLVPESRLLLVITEIAQAVGSTGMAAGQFLDLEGGPNSVEFVQEKKFGEMGECSAVCGGILAGAEDDELQRLRRYGRAVGVLYQVVDDILEEKMSKNEERKKKGKSYVGVYGVEKAMEVAEELRAKAKQELDGFEKYGESVAPLYSFVDYAADRGFSVGDASY, from the exons ATGGTTTTCTCGGCGGTAATATCATCCTCACCAAATCTCTACCTGCGGAGAAGAGTACCCACAAACCTTAAACCACCATCAATTCGCTGCTCTTCTTCTTCGGTTTCGACCCAGTTCGATCTGAAGACGTACTGGGCGACCTTGATTGGAGAGGTTAACCAGAAGCTGGAGGAGGCTATTCCGGTGCAGTACCCGGAGAAGATCTACGAGGCCATGCGGTACTCGGTGCTGGCCAAGGGGGGCAAGCGAGCCCCACCCGTCATGTGCGTCGCCGCCTGCGAGCTCTTCGGCGGCAACCGCCTCGCCGCCTTCCCCACCGCCTGCGCCCTCGAAATG GTTCATTCGGCTTCACTGATACACGACGACCTTCCCTGCATGGATGACGACCCGTCACGCCGAGGCCAGCCCTCAAATCACACAATCTATGGTGTCGACATGGCTATCCTGGCTGGCGATGCGCTCTTTCCCCTCGGCTTTCGCCACATTGTCTCCCACACGCCTTCCGACCTCGTGCCTGAGTCCCGTCTCCTTCTTGTAATTACAGAAATTGCCCAAGCTGTAGGGTCAACTGGCATGGCTGCTGGGCAGTTCCTTGACCTTGAGGGTGGGCCCAATTCTGTTGAATTCGTGCAAGAAAAGAAGTTTGGCGAAATGGGTGAGTGTTCTGCAGTGTGTGGAGGAATACTAGCTGGTGCTGAAGACGATGAATTACAGAGATTGAGGAGGTATGGGAGAGCTGTTGGGGTATTGTATCAGGTTGTGGATGATATTTTGGAAGAGAAAATGAGTAAAaatgaagagaggaagaagaaagggaagAGTTATGTGGGAGTGTATGGGGTTGAGAAGGCAATGGAGGTGGCAGAGGAGCTTAGGGCCAAAGCCAAGCAGGAATTGGATGGCTTTGAGAAGTACGGTGAGAGTGTGGCACCTCTTTACAGCTTTGTGGATTATGCAGCTGATAGAGGTTTTAGTGTTGGTGATGCAAGTTATTAA